A window of Castanea sativa cultivar Marrone di Chiusa Pesio chromosome 1, ASM4071231v1 contains these coding sequences:
- the LOC142616991 gene encoding putative xyloglucan endotransglucosylase/hydrolase protein 13, which produces MALSPSNASMGLQISLLLSFFMAAFAGPFLDSFDYNWGQSNSQILNNGDLLTLSLNNESGSGFVSKNQYVYAKIDMNIKLVAGNSAGTVTAYYLSSQGQYHDEIDFEFLGNLSGDPYILHTNVYCHGQGNREQQFYLWFDPAADFHTYTILWNTQAIFFYVDGIPIREFKNLESSGIPFPSYQPMKLYSSIWNADNWATRGGLVKIDWTQAPFTASYTNFNDNNACVSYYETMTSCNTPNSNLNNNGWLWQTLDYSDQGKLKWVQDDYMIYNYCTDSKRFPQGFPPECYVNNKY; this is translated from the exons ATGGCTCTTAGTCCTTCAAATGCTTCGATGGGGCTGCAAATATCTCTGCTGCTTAGCTTTTTCATGGCTGCATTTGCTGGTCCATTCCTCGATTCCTTTGACTATAATTGGGGACAGAGTAATTCTCAGATACTCAACAACGGAGACCTCCTTACGCTCTCCCTTAACAACGAATCTGGGTCAGGCTTCGTGTCCAAGAATCAGTATGTTTATGCAAAGATTGACATGAACATCAAGCTTGTTGCTGGCAATTCTGCTGGAACTGTCACTGCCTATTAT CTGTCCTCACAAGGGCAATACCATGATGAGATAGACTTTGAATTCCTGGGAAACCTAAGTGGTGATCCTTACATCCTTCACACAAATGTCTACTGCCATGGCCAGGGCAATAGAGAACAGCAATTCTACCTTTGGTTCGATCCCGCTGCTGATTTCCACACCTACACCATCCTGTGGAATACCCAAGCAATTTT cttttatgtaGATGGCATCCCCATTAGAGAGTTCAAGAACCTTGAGTCAAGTGGCATTCCTTTCCCAAGTTACCAGCCAATGAAACTATACTCTAGTATTTGGAATGCTGATAACTGGGCAACAAGAGGTGGACTTGTCAAGATAGATTGGACCCAAGCACCCTTCACTGCATCCTATACGAATTTCAATGACAACAATGCTTGTGTTTCATATTATGAGACCATGACTTCTTGCAATACTCCAAATTCTAACCTCAACAACAATGGTTGGCTCTGGCAGACACTTGATTACAGTGACCAGGGGAAGCTGAAATGGGTTCAGGATGATTACATGATCTACAATTACTGTACCGATTCTAAGCGCTTTCCTCAAGGGTTTCCTCCAGAATGTTACGTCAACAACAAGTACTAG